A window of Lepidochelys kempii isolate rLepKem1 chromosome 1, rLepKem1.hap2, whole genome shotgun sequence contains these coding sequences:
- the LOC140905778 gene encoding killer cell lectin-like receptor subfamily B member 1B allele C, whose translation MANQVTHTDVKILPRERSCIAPPTSNPGITYAQLRVHHKSERISRSETSPSGPGSQCSSWFYVALVLGFIALVFMAVLITIFWRGNGQSPSLPRTTCTENTTSSGESPCTGRCSMTISGLMDYLCDDREGRTECLLCPPGWMLHRGSCYYFSEQSGTWDASMRNCSGRKSQLLVVEDEAEMEFIATITETKYFWIGLNFQEKEGRWMWLGDSQLEGHRLSLVVEKGTGDGKNCSAFNREKLYFESCPNLHRWICKKNAFTLAPWNTPEH comes from the exons ATGGCAAACCAGGTCACACACACCGATGTAAAGATTTTACCCAGGGAAAGATCATGTATTGCTCCTCCGACTTCGAATC CGGGGATCACATATGCTCAACTGCGTGTGCATCATAAATCTGAAAGGATCAGCAGATCAGAGACTTCCCCTTCTG gtcctggctcccagtgttCAAGCTGGTTCTATGTTGCTCTAGTCCTGGGGTTTATCGCACTGGTTTTCATGGCTGTTCTAATCACTATTT TCTGGAGAGGAAATGGTCAGAGTCCGTCCCTGCCCAGGACAACCTGCACTGAAAACACTACATCTTCAGGGGAATCTCCATGCACAGGGAGATGCTCGATGACAATCAGTGGATTAATGGACTACCTGTGTGACGATAGAGAGG gaagAACCGAGTGTCTGCTCTGCCCCCCAGGGTGGATGCTGCACAGGGGGAGCTGTTACTATTTCTCAGAGCAGTCGGGGACCTGGGATGCCAGTATGCGAAATTGTTCAGGCAGAAAATCCCAGCTGCTTGTTGTTGAAGATGAGGCTGAGATG GAATTTATAGCAACCAtaacagaaacaaaatatttctggaTTGGATTAAACTTTCAAGAGAAAGAGGGAAGATGGATGTGGCTGGGTGACTCCCAGTTAGAAGGGCACAGGCTGAGCTT gGTAGTGGAAAAGGGAACTGGAGATGGCAAGAACTGTTCTGCTTTCAACAGGGAGAAGTTATACTTTGAGAGCTGCCCGAATTTACACAGATGGATCTGCAAGAAAAATGCATTCACGCTGGCTCCCTGGAACACCCCAGAACATTAG